The genomic window ctccgtacatacatgctccATAGATGCCTGCAGCTCTCAAGTAAGCAAGTGGACTCGTTTGTCGACGCAAGTAGACGCGGAGCAATAAATTTATGGGGAAGCGATGAATTGCGGTTCTTTGTAGTATGTACTCGTGCGGCAACAAGCAGACTGTGCCGCTCTGCCTCGGCACCGTTCGAACGCCGAACTCACGAGGAGGAGTCCGGGGTTCGGCCCGTTTCCCAGAGCCGTCCCCGACTCCCCAACTCCCCGACTCCCCGCGGCCCAGTGGTGACTGCCACTGGTCACTCCCCCACATTTGTCGGCCTCGAGTCGCAACATGAACATGGTCACTCGATGACTCGAGGACTCGAGGCATCTTTATATACTGCAACCAACCGCATTCGCCGTTTCTGAAGCCCCCCGTAGCCGGAAGTCCTTTCTGGCTTGCTCCTCTTGGTGCATGTCTTTCGTCTTGTTTCTGGTGGGCAAGGATGGCAGTTACTAGTTAGATCCGCCTCCTCGTCATAGCCTCTCACCCATTGCATTGCCCAATACCCCCCTCCATCTTGCCTCGGCCTGGCTTCTCATCGCTCCTTTTCTACTCGACGAACGTTGACGTCTCAGAACACCACAGCCGGCATCATGTCAGATTCATCAACGGCACTCGAGCAGCCGCGTCCACAAACACCCAAAAGACCGGGGGCCTCTGCATTGTTCTGGCTCGGCCTCTCTTACACGCCACTCATTGCCCGAGTGTCACTCTCTCACTCGCTCAACCTCGCAGATAGCTCACCGTACCAGGACCTGCGAAGCGCCGTAACCGTTGCCTTTCTCCGCGCCTTCATTGCGCCCAAGGAAGGAAACCCGCGTCCCTTTTCCCAGACCCAAAGGCGTACCGTGACCAAGTTGCCCATCAAAGGAAGAATATGGGTCAGCAACTACACGGTCCCCATACCTCCGGAGCCGGAATCCATCACGGAAGCAGTCGGCAAGGTGATCGAGTCCCTGAACAATCCGGATGTCCCAGTCCCCAAGACTTATTTGCCCCATGTAGCTCCCGTGTCTGGTGAGTGGACGGGCTATCGAGCCGGCGCCAAACAAGATGAGCCGGCCCCAAGCATCTCAGACAGAGAAAAGTACGTTGAGATGATGAAGGAGGTGAAGAAGCCAACGACCATCTTGTACCTCCACGGCGGGGGGCATGCGTTCCTGGACCCTGCTAGTCATCGGCCGACAGTGAagaagctggccaagatTACGGGTGGCCGGGCCTTTTCCGTACGGTACAGATTGGTGCCGCAGAGTCCTTTCCCGACATCTCTTCTGGATTGCCTGATTGCATATCTCATGCTCCTCTATCCGCCGCCGGGGGCGTTCCACGACCCGGTGAAACCAGAGCACATTGTTATTTCAGGAGACAGGTACGTCCCCCGACCAGAGTCCCTCCCCAGCCTGCATGCCTCCGGGATAACTGATGCTCTCCGTCTCGCAGCGCCGGCGGAAACTTGACCATGGCCTTGATTCAAGTCATTGTCGAGCTAAATCGCCTTGGACAACGCATCACATGGCACGGCGAACCGCGGGACATTCCCATCCCCGCCGCAACGGCCTGCAACTCCCCTTGGCTTGACATCTCCCACAGCTCCAGGCCGTACTATGGAACGATTCCAGGAGCCTTTGACTATCTCGGCCCCCTGGACGACATGGGGCGGAAAGGCCTGACCCCCTGCGACATCTGGCCCGCCCAATCCCCGCGGAAATTCATGTACGCAGCCGACGACATCATGACGCACCCATTGGTGTCGCCCGTCATGCGACGAGACTGGGCGGGGTTTCCCCCCGTCTACTTCTGTACAGGGTGGGAAAGACTCGCGTACGAGAACAAGTTCCTGGCGCAGAAACTCGAGCGCGACGGCGTGACCATGGTGTTTGAGGAGTACGAAGCCATGGCGCACTGCTTTGCGCTCGTGCTGGGCAGCCTTGCCGAGTCGCGGAGGTGTCTGGACGGCTGGGCAGGCTTCATTCGACAGGCCGTAGAGAATCCGGCCGGCTTGAGATCCAGCGCCATGACCATTCATGCCAAGACGTTGAGGGAGACTCCCCTCGACTTTGGCGACTTGTTCGATGTTTCAGAGGGGGAGGTCAGGAAACGGGTCGTGGATAAAGTGGCCGAGACGCAGGCTTGGATACCCTCAGAGTCCAAGCTGTAGGCCATGGATTTGTACCTGCTCAGAAAGCTATATGAGACGGAAATATGTAGAGGCCTAGAAGCGTTTTGTAGCGTGTTAGTGATCCATGTCAAGTTTTGATTCGTACAGGCTTTGACTCAATggaagggaaaggggggaTTTGAAGAAACACAAGTGTCTTTTATGAAGTGAATTGGCAATTTGTCAAGTCGCGATAAAGTGCATTTGAATAAAGATGCACACACTTTCCAGGTGCCCCTGCCTCTGAATAAATGTGTTTAAAGAATGCATCAAGACCACAACATAACTCATAGACATAACAAGCTGGCGGGGAGTTAACAATAATGACAAACATCCCCTCCATGATATCCAGCATCCCTTGCGCTCCGCCTCGTTTTCAGCGAATCTTGACTGGGTAATCGATCTTGTGAACTTCTGTAGCAAATAGTTGAAACAAATCAAATATCTGGACCGTGGTTCGAACATCAATGCTTCTGAGATACGTACCGCTGCGGTTTGTTGTAGGTTATGTGTCCGGGCACAATTCGCGAGAGGCGATGCTACTCCAATGATGGCAATTGATTACACCAAGGAGCCATTGGATTCGGAAATAAGTTGATGAATGAACAGCTGTAGGTAAGCCCAGTGCGCATCTTGACTGATCTGCTTGACTAACCCCATGTCGTTGTCTGAACCCGGTCCAAAGCAGCTCGGAGCTTCGAGATCCGCAATCGCAACTCGGCCCACGTGCCAACAGGCAGGACATCGCCAAGCTTCATCAGCTCGACCTCCAGCTCGCAACTCCAAAATTTCCCAGGTTGCACGCCCGCCCCGAGCCGCTCCCACGCGCCGACCATGGAGCGCCACAAGCAAGCCGTGGCCAAAATCGCCACCGCCGTGCGCGGCTTCTTCGACAAGAAGGAGTCCTACCGCATCTTCCACGGCTCGACAAACAGCACCAggccccgtccccgtcccgGCGCGCGAATCGTCGACATCAGCGCCCTGTCCAACGTTGTCGGCGTCGACCGCAGCTCCCGCACGGCGCTGGTAGAGCCCAATGTCCCCATGGACAGACTCGTCGAGTCGACCCTGCGTCACGGCCTGGTGCCCCCCGTGGTCATGGAGTTCCCCGGCATAACCGCCGGTGGTGGCTACGCCGGGACAGCCGGGGAGAGCAGCTCCTTCAAGCACGGCTTCTTCAACGAGACCATCAACTACGTGGAAATGGTCCTGGGCAATGGCGACGTCGTGAGGGCTTCCAACGAGGAAAAGCCAGACTTGTTCCAGGGCGCGGCGGGATCCGTGGGGACGCTGGGCATCACCACGCTCATGGAGCTGAAGctcatcgaggccaagaagtaCGTGCGGACGACATACCACCGCACCGCCAGCGTGGCAGAGGCCGTGGAAAAGGTGCGCGCAGAAACGCAGAACCCCGACAACGACTACGTGGACGGCATCCTGTTCTCCAAGGACCacggcgtcatcatcacgGGCACCATGACGGACGAGAAACCGGCCGATGCCAGAGTACAAACCTTCAGCCGTGCCCGCGACCCCTGGTTCTACCTGCACGTCAAAGACCGCACTAAATCCACCGCCTCGTCTGCTCCCCCTTCCGTCGTAGACTACATCCCCCTGGCAGAATACCTGTTCCGCTACGACCGCGCAGGCTTCTGGGTCGGCGCCCAAGGGTGGACATACTTCAAATACGTGCCCTTCAACCGCTGGACGCGCTGGCTCCTCGACGACTTCATGCACACGCGCATGCTGTACCGCGCGCTGCACGCCTCCGGAGAATCGGCCCGCTTCGTCGTCCAGGACCTCGCCCTGCCGTacgacaaggccgacgaATTCGTCAACTACACCACCGACGCCTTCGGCATCTGGCCCCTCTGGCTGTGCCCGCTCAGGCAGACTCTCCCCCCGACTTTCCACCCGTACACAGGCGAGACGGAAACCGCCGCCGACGGATCGACAGCTCCAAAGGATATTCTCAACATTGGCCTGTGGGGATGGGGCCCCGCCGACCACGACGAGTTTGTCACCAAGAACCGCGCCCTGGAAGACAAGCTCGTCCAGCTGGGCGGGCGCAAGTGGCTGTacgcacatacatactacGACCAGGACGAGTTCTGGAAGGTCTACGACAAGAACCGGGGCTGGTACCAGTCCCTGCGGGACAAGTACCACGCCACGACGCTGCCCACTGTCcacgacaaggtcaagatcgACGTTGATGCCGCGCGGGAGGAGCGCAAGCGTACGAAGCAGTTGCTCAAGAGCAGGTGGCCTGTGGGAGGGCTGTATGGCATCTGGCAGGCTATAAAAAGCAAGGACTACCACTTGCATCGCCGGGCCGAGTGGAAGTACAAGGGCGACAACTAAAGGTATTCAGCATACTTCTACCTGTGCTGGGAAAGATTATGAAGCCCTGTACTATACGGTGAATTGTCCGTGGTCGTTGCGGGTTTCTTGTATTGTACAATATTAATAGTAGATACCATAGATATTCCAATCGTTAGAAACCGtcgcacatgtgcacatgttttcttttcatgTATTGGTACTTTAGTATTTCTTTCTAAAGTCGTGACGTCCCTCGCTCTATAAGACGCTACACTAAACTTTCCTTCTTGGAGCCCAAATACGATATTTACACAAGCCACGAGGTCCCCTTCCATCATCATTTCCTCAGTGGCTCAATTAGAGGGCTATTCCCATGATATGCACCCTTTCTGTGTGCTCTGCTTCTATGTGCCCAGTGACATGCCCAAGTCCCGAATACGTCTACCCTCGTAATGATAAGTCATGTTGGTCAGCCTCCTCTTTGGTGTCCATATATGTCGATCCCAGATACCCAGATATGCAAGGTTCCACTGATCACATTGTGTCATGCAAAGCAAAATTCAAGCAACATGGCTGGTCTACTTAGTTTTTGGCGGCCGCGTTTATGCCTGGACCTTGTACTCGCGCTTGAACATATCGTCAACCTTCTCCAGGTAGTAAGTGCCAGGGATGATGGTCGAGGGTTCGCCCTTGGGGGTGTAATCTTTCTTCAGATGGGCCTGATGACGGAGCTCGCACATCTAAATACACAAAATGGTCAGCCGGCTGGACAGCACAAGGGCCAGAGATAAAAAGGCAGACTTACGGCATCGAAAGTCTCAGGAGGGACGGCACGGCGGGCCTCCAGACGAGAGGGAATGTTCAGAttcttggcaatggcctcaaCATTGCCGTTAACACGGAAGGACATGAAGCTCGAGGCCAGACCAGATCCATATGAGAAGACACCAATTCGCTTGCCCTCCAGGGCCTTGGGGTCAATAAAGGACAGCAAGCTAGCAACACCACCCCAGACGCTAGCACAGTACATGTTACCACACATAGTAGCAACCTGGGTAGCGGGCTGGACACGCTCCTGGAACTTTTTCTTGGTCAAGGTCATGAAGGTCTTCTCAACAACCTTGTCAGTCAGAGACTTCTCATAATCCATGTCACGCAACTCGGGAGCCACCTCAGCGAAGGCGGGAGCATCAGCGTTGGCGAGGTAATCATGGTACAGCAGTCGGGCGTACGATTTTTGCACGAGCTTGCAAGTAGGGGCGTGGAAGGCAAGGTAGTCGAAGCGGTCGAGGGGAGTCTTGCTAGCATCGGTACCGTTGgcattgccattggcaagcTTGGACTCGCGCTTGCAGTAATCACGGTAGGCAGCATCCAGGGCCTTTGTGTAGCAGTTAATGGAGTAGTGCCCATCGACGTAGGGGTACTCGCTGGTCAAGTCGGGCTTGTAAAAGTCATAGGCGTGCTGCATGTAGGTGCC from Metarhizium brunneum chromosome 2, complete sequence includes these protein-coding regions:
- the bah_0 gene encoding Acetyl-hydrolase, with the protein product MSDSSTALEQPRPQTPKRPGASALFWLGLSYTPLIARVSLSHSLNLADSSPYQDLRSAVTVAFLRAFIAPKEGNPRPFSQTQRRTVTKLPIKGRIWVSNYTVPIPPEPESITEAVGKVIESLNNPDVPVPKTYLPHVAPVSGEWTGYRAGAKQDEPAPSISDREKYVEMMKEVKKPTTILYLHGGGHAFLDPASHRPTVKKLAKITGGRAFSVRYRLVPQSPFPTSLLDCLIAYLMLLYPPPGAFHDPVKPEHIVISGDSAGGNLTMALIQVIVELNRLGQRITWHGEPRDIPIPAATACNSPWLDISHSSRPYYGTIPGAFDYLGPLDDMGRKGLTPCDIWPAQSPRKFMYAADDIMTHPLVSPVMRRDWAGFPPVYFCTGWERLAYENKFLAQKLERDGVTMVFEEYEAMAHCFALVLGSLAESRRCLDGWAGFIRQAVENPAGLRSSAMTIHAKTLRETPLDFGDLFDVSEGEVRKRVVDKVAETQAWIPSESKL
- the DHC24 gene encoding Delta(24)-sterol reductase produces the protein MERHKQAVAKIATAVRGFFDKKESYRIFHGSTNSTRPRPRPGARIVDISALSNVVGVDRSSRTALVEPNVPMDRLVESTLRHGLVPPVVMEFPGITAGGGYAGTAGESSSFKHGFFNETINYVEMVLGNGDVVRASNEEKPDLFQGAAGSVGTLGITTLMELKLIEAKKYVRTTYHRTASVAEAVEKVRAETQNPDNDYVDGILFSKDHGVIITGTMTDEKPADARVQTFSRARDPWFYLHVKDRTKSTASSAPPSVVDYIPLAEYLFRYDRAGFWVGAQGWTYFKYVPFNRWTRWLLDDFMHTRMLYRALHASGESARFVVQDLALPYDKADEFVNYTTDAFGIWPLWLCPLRQTLPPTFHPYTGETETAADGSTAPKDILNIGLWGWGPADHDEFVTKNRALEDKLVQLGGRKWLYAHTYYDQDEFWKVYDKNRGWYQSLRDKYHATTLPTVHDKVKIDVDAAREERKRTKQLLKSRWPVGGLYGIWQAIKSKDYHLHRRAEWKYKGDN
- the hcs1_1 gene encoding Hydroxymethylglutaryl-CoA synthase, with protein sequence MASRPQNIGIKAIEIYFPSQYVEQSELEKFDGVSAGKYTIGLGQTKMSFCDDREDIYSLALTVTSNLLKKYNIDPNSIGRLEVGTETILDKSKSVKSVLMQLFGDNANLEGVDTVNACYGGTNALFNSVNWVESSAWDGRDAIVVAGDIALYAKGNARPTGGAGAVAMLIGPDAPVVMEPGLRGTYMQHAYDFYKPDLTSEYPYVDGHYSINCYTKALDAAYRDYCKRESKLANGNANGTDASKTPLDRFDYLAFHAPTCKLVQKSYARLLYHDYLANADAPAFAEVAPELRDMDYEKSLTDKVVEKTFMTLTKKKFQERVQPATQVATMCGNMYCASVWGGVASLLSFIDPKALEGKRIGVFSYGSGLASSFMSFRVNGNVEAIAKNLNIPSRLEARRAVPPETFDAMCELRHQAHLKKDYTPKGEPSTIIPGTYYLEKVDDMFKREYKVQA